ctgctgctgcagccgcTTGACGTAGCTCTGAGCCATGGAGTTGACGATGGAAATGACAAAGTAGCACACCATGACCAGCACCACCTTCTCAAACACCCATGACAGCCAGTTCTCATCCTGGAAACCCACAGTGAAGGTGGATATGCTATTAATTACTGTCATACATTACAGTTCATGAGCACACAAATCCTGGtttgacagtaaaatgttatgAATATTACATGCATCCTGCACTCATGACAGTAGTAAATGGTTGGGAGAAAATGGGATTCaaatataaagagaaaatgTCCCAATTTAGGGAATTtaagtgatgtgtttttcagcAGACAAAGACTGATGTAAACTCAAACTTAGACTGATAAATCTGCATATTTGTcagctgataaataaataagaaactgcagtacagaaatgctAAACATGTTTGAGGTAATCTAGAAACAGCCGCTATTAcacagtttgtccaccagagggCGCTGAAGTTCATCTTtctaatgtaaaatgtaaaatgctcAGTACATAtaaattgttaataaatgagctaaagtgatgaaaatgtttattctgtgtgtttatgtaaaaattaaaagccagccaatattgtttttttaaaattctgaaatATCGACATATGTACCAAAAAACTTCCCAACTCTGATGCTGCTGAGTGCTGCATTAACTTGTAGCGAATTGGGAACATTTTATGAAACCTTTCCAGTGTGTGATTTAAAGcacacatacataacatatAGTTGTTAATCTTAACagataaatacattaataaagcTACTACTTTGGAAATGGTAAAATAATGGATTGTTCTTACCGCTGGTGCACTGCTCCCAGCATGGTGCAGCTTGTTCCTCTGTGCTTCCAGGTACTGACTGAAGGGCTTCTGGAGTGATGGTCCTACTTTGGGCACAGACCTGACGTCGATCCCCACAGAGCGGCAAAGAAAAgaagacatgagagaaaaagaggatgaacatttttttccacttaccCTTTAAGCACCTTTCCTTAGACCGCAGCTTCAGACTCTAAATACTTTTTTCCCTATAAAGAAGCTCAGAGAGCAGTTCAGGAAGTCTTTTCTTTCCCTGAACACTACACAAAGGCTCCCACCTATCCACCAGTTAACCGGCATCCTTGTAAGAGCTGCTGAAGGCCCCATCCTACATGTGGATCCTATCTCAGAGTTTCTATCTCCTCCACTTGGTAAAGTGATCAGGAGCAGGCAGCAGAGAGGAATGAAGCAGCAACTCTTCAGCCCTCCTTTTATACTCCTTAGCTCTCTATAGGCGCTTGTGTCAGCCCCTTCAATCAGGAAGTGAGTCGACATGATGTCACCACCTTTACCACCACTGCCTTCTGGGTGGAAGGACATCTAATCAGGGCGTGCTCATGTCCTTATTAGGCAGGGAGGATCAGCTCACAAGGGGGCCAATCATAATAGATACCATTTTATCAATTCACGTCATATAGAGGACGCGTTGGTACTGTAATTTTAGCAGTGGTACAGTTTAAACACTATCTCTAAAAAAGGTGCCAAACTTATCATTACtgtgactgaaaaaaaatatactgCAGGCTGTAGACATTCACACACCGTCTTCCAGCTGCATGGATTCAATTCTGTCCCTGGTCAGGACATAAACATGCTGTCTAGACTTAACTAGACTAAGCAAAATAAGAGACACAATTTACTAAACACACACCAAAAGGGAACTGGGTAATTGCTGATTTCAAATAAAATCTAACTAGTTCTGTCTGACTCATTCTTGTTATCTCGTGtgaacacatgaataaaaagacacacagcatttacaaaaaaaacatcctgtgtTAGCATTGATGTACCATTTACACACATCATAGCGAGTCACCAAGAGCTGTCACAACATCGTGGGAAAGAACCTTCAGCTTTAGTTTAATAAGAAAGAGACAAGTATGACAAGAGTCTGAGATCCTGATCTTATCAATTATATACATGGAAGTAAGTTAAAACAGCAAATAGATCAATAAAAACTGAGCGACTAATCCCAAATCATGAAATAAGCATGAAGTCTGACTAAAATCTCTGGTTTTCTTGGCTCTTTGATTCATTAAATTTCATAACTTGACTCACAATAAATATTAGTGAtagtttttaataatttcaatAGTTAATTTTAGCATCTAATATCTTTAGTTAATTAAAAGCAACATTTGAAATTTGAGCTCAAATGAGCCAAATCTGACATTAGTTAAAACGTTAGTCACAGTaacttttctttctgctttgtCTGTGATCGTGTTTCCCGCCTCAATGGGGCAACTGTGTCTCAGTCAAAGCTGAACTTGGTGAGTCAGATCAACATGTTGTGGATGGGACCTCACACGCCTGACCACCGGTGCTGCTGCAGAGATGGATTgtatgcatgtgcgtgtgtgtgggtgggtgaggggactatttttttgtggaaaattgCAAAAAGCATGCACATACACCCCCACAGGGAAAGCATTTATTCAGACACGATCCCCGCATCGGTGGTCAAAATGGATCTGAAAATGTTTACAAATGTGCTGCTAACCACAAAAACCAGGGGAAAGACGATCACTGTTCACACACATCGAGACAAACACACTTACCCAATGAGTAACACCATTTGTTCCACTATGTGCTTGCTGAAGGTAATGATAACAAATAGTTTCTGTTGGAAGCGAGAGAGAGTAACACATATTAGcgattttaaaataaagaacatACAATCACGCTTATATCAACATAATTTATAGACAACTTTAGGAACTTTTAGAAAAGTGTTCTACAggacaaacatttaaacaaaaacagtgatacAAAATAAGGaacaaaagattttaaaaaacttaaGAATAACGTCAAAGATGGATAGATATGATAGTTATTatgattcttatttttaggGGTACAGCTGTGATAAATTGAGGCCACATCTGCCAGtatccacaaacacactcattacAAAACCTAAACATGGCAATATGCTAGATTCTGGGCAGCAAGGGGCTTTGTGTGGTTTGCAAAGCGCCGAAGCGGGGGGCAAAACCACAATATTCTTCTCCGGTCCTGAAACTGATCAGCTTTAAAACAGCATGACACATGGCCCCCTGGACAAATTCAGACAGGATATGACACGTGAGGTCCAAGGGGTTTAaggtacaaaaacaacaaaaaaaaaaagatagagaccacccccccccccccccaggcgTTTACCGTCTGCCTTATTTCCTTCTCTTGTGTCTACCTTCTCATGTCCGATCTCCATCCTCCCTACATAACCGCCGCTGCCCGACGGGCCCCTTTGTCTGAAAGGTCTCAGAGTGAGATCACTGGCTGGTACCACCAAGAGATGAAGAGGTTCACCTCAAGGTTTGTCAGGACACGCAGCGACTCACGCACAGACAGCCTCTCACAGTCTAGGCTTATATTAGTCAGTGGTTTGGCAGACTCAACAATAAACTCCTTAATTAACAAGTTTTTTGATCtggtgcatttttaaaaatcctaaCTCTTGTTAAAGACTTCTTTAAAAAAGTCTCCTTCCTTTCATCTGCAGCCCGTGTATATGGTTTGGATGCATCCCAAAGCTTCAATCAGAATAAGGAATGCAGAGCACAGTCAGAAAGAGTTAATCAGAAGTGCACAATTAAGAGTTTCTCACAGTCACCAACTCACGATCTAGGCACTAGGTTTGATCTTATCTCTCCCACACATCTTGAGGTTGTGAGAATTGTTTGAAATGAATCAGTCAGCAAAGTATATAATTTTTTCTTTAGTGTGGATTTTTTTCCACATACATTATCACACCGCTGGCAGCAGGTAGGGCAGCAATgtgatgatataaaacaaaagatgaGTCATAATCGAAGCCTAAATGCTGCCTGTATGTGGTATGTGCTTGTatggtttgtgttaaaaaatggaaaaaacctGGTGTAATTTGCGGTGAAGTGACTCTTTGCTAGTTTCTATCCACTTCTGACAAACCTTTTAGTTGAGTTACTGACCTGTATATGCATCTTAATGATGGCTTTCCCAATTAAAGTTGCTCCAAAGAAGGTCCAGAAGGGAACCAGGAAATGTCCGCAGGTTATTCCAGCCAGGTCAAAAAGAGGATTAGGGATCTGAAGCACACGCATTAAACAATGTTCATAGTCTGATAAATTTCCACAGTTACAAAGTTTGATTATGCATGTGGTGCATAAGGTGATGCAAATTTCAACTTACTGAGGCACAAGCCAAGATCCCAAAGAATCCCACTTTCTGCACCATACGCTGGACTCCCAGTTTTGCTCTTGTGACAAAATCCTACAAaaaagatgacaggaaacaatttgaaaacacacattgcAGTTGCAACGCAACTTTTAAACATACATTGATGTCTCTGAACACATAATCACCCTTTACTTCTTTTCTTAAAATAACTATGCAATACTTCTAAACCATTCTAAACCAGACATCAGTGCTGTCTGCGATGTTATTACAAGAAATGAGTGGTGGTGAGAGAAGTGTGGTAAAAAAAACCTGCTATTTCTGTGCACTGTgagattttttcttttggttttggtggAATGGCAATCAAAAACCGTTTGGTAAAGAAGTGCCAAGTAACATTTGATCCTATCTGCACCCGTGGGCGTGGAATGTGTGTGGTTACATGGTGAGGATAACGGCCGATGCAGGAGGGAGATTAGAGGCATCTCACCAATGTCAAACTTGGCAGCAATTTACATTGACATGTCTTGCTTATTGTTTTGTTGGAATTGTTTTCCTCATGTACGTACATATCACAAACCATCCTAATACAAAGATGCAGCATTGAGGTTTAACAATGAcaagtgttttcatgtttctacGCATCTTGTCTCTTGCCAGTGATGCCAAGGTATTTTAGTCAATATGTAGTCTATGCTactaaaaatgactttaacaaTTCATCCCTGGTTATTCTTAAAATGCAATCAAATCAATCTCAGCACATTTTTTTGGGCTTTCAGTGAGGACTTAGTTAGTAAGCGCTCTCTCCTTTTATGTGTGCTTTAAATCCTGTTGGTCTACATCACTTTCTTGCTTTCGTGATTTCAGACTGCTGACTAGGCTTTTTGTGGTTGATAAAACAATGAAGGTTTTTAAGCTTTGGATTCCTCTTTTAACATACTTTGTGTGGTAATAATTTCAATGAATCATGTGTTCTGCATGTTgtcatgaaacaaaataatggTCACTAAGTGCTTCTGACTGGTTCCGTGAGATTGTTGCTTCAGATGATCTATGACAAATGCATATGTGGATACATCCTGAATACTTTGTCGTGATGAAAGACATGTGATGTGAGGCCTCCTCGGCCTATTCGGCTGAAAGTGAGAATAGGTGATGGAGAGTGAGACAATGTACACAGGTTTGTCTGATTTCTGTTCTGTTGACTCAGCATCTGATCTCAGCAGTCTCCAGTCATGTGAACCTGGTTCCTCACAGAAGTGTCTGTCATTCAAATTAGAGGCCGgtgaaaagagagaaggagggaggcagagaaagCGAAGCCTGAAGGATGATTTAAGGGAGAGCTGTGCTCAGGGTGACTCACCCAAGAACAGACAGATTTACTGGAAGTGGAAGGAGGAGCTTCACTGAAGTCACATGGCACTTTGGGACCAATCACTGTTCAGTGGCTCCATGGTCAGTTGTGAATTATGAAGATGAGGCCGAATCAGATAAATTAATATCAAATTGAGTGGGTGGATTAAGTGTAAACAACTATGctaaaagtgaaacaaatagAGGGATAtatatactttcattttcagcgtatttctgtgatttttttattcattttaattcttgttgtttttatttcagtgacCATGTGTTTTCAGTGGAAGGAGGGTCATTGAGTTTACTCGGGTTCTTTTGAAATTCATCACAAGGTGATACACCGTTCTTAGAATCACATCAAATTAAAAGCTCATCTTCTTCAATCTTTATACAAAATGTTATTTGAATTTATGTAATATGATATACTAAAAGAGGAGTTAATATTGAAAATGACCAAGCCAATGGCTCTCATAACagatgtgtatatgtgtgcaacCCTGACCTGAGCGCTCTCAGCCTGCTCCAGCATCTCCTCAAACTCCTCATAGTCTTCATCATCCGGGTCAGCGCCTGACTGACGAGCTGCTCTGGCCATGAAATATGGAGGTAGCTCTCCAATGGCAGTGCCTGCaccctaaaaacacacacaaacaaatgttccACATCAGGATTTGCTTATTCATTTCACACATGAGAGACTACGCATTGGCATCAAGAACTATTTCAATTTTGATACATGCAACTGTTTTCTGAAGAACCTTACATACCTTTGGATGTTTGCCAAAGCGTGTTGAAATTGTTTAATATGATGAAACCTTAATCCTTGCACATGTTGCCAGCTATTACACTGTGACCTGCTGCTAGCACTGTCTTTTTTCCCCCGCTTTTCATTGTGGAACACAGGCTTTGCTCTTCATGAACACTACTACTCACCCACATGCAGGCCTCCAGGCGGACCTTGGACATGATTGAAAAGAGGGAGATGCTTCCCTCCAACCCCTCAACTTCAGGACACACAATTTGGTCTGGGTACGGAGGCTCTGGGAAATCTGTGGTGCCGCACTCGTATGCTGCCAGGGTCACTGATGCTATGTGAGGACCCTGAGAGAAAGAGGGGTGACAAATGAAGACAACAAACTGCTTTAATAGACGGGAAACCACTGAGGCACAAACGAAGGCTCAACGTCTAGATTTTGCTGCATGATCATCAATCTCATATCTTCAGCGCACATTTTAAATGGTGAAAGGTTTTAGAGATGCTAGTAATGTAAGTCCATATTTACTCATTGTATTTACCAACTGCGTAAAGTTAAACAGAGATGTATGATTGTACTGCACATCCTTACAAGTGTATTAACGTTGAATGAAACACATGATTGAATAGTTAGACACTAATAGAGTCATCCACCCACAGCTACAGACACACCAACAGTAGCTGAGTCACACAGTCCTTGACAGGTTGGTATGTCTTCATTTATCATTGTAAAGATGTATGGTTAGGCCGAGCCACCTGGCCTCAAAAACATAAGAGGCCCACCTGTAACTACAACACAGCAACTCCATTATGCCTCCTTACTGTCTGATACAAGCAACACTGACAGCTGATGGACAGCACACAATTACTCTGCGCTGACTGATCCTCGACGGCAACTCTCCACCCCACTCTGAGTATGAGCACTATGGGGGCTTCTTTAGTTTACACAACACTGTTTCTTTTAACCCAAACAGGACCTCTCGCAACGACATTTCGTCATGTCGTGACAAGTGCTTACAAGACAAAACTAAGCAGTGATTCAAACTTTTGAAACCAAACTCTGATACAGTCATCAGGCAGGCGATGCAGTGAGTTTCTTTGTTCGCACAAGTCGGCAGAGCAAAACTCTTCACATAGCGGGCAGATGAAACACTTCTTTGCTCTGTAACTGTTCAGCGATGGGTTTCATCATGAACCCATAAAATGTACCTTTATACTAATCATGCTGATTTAAGAACAAGACTACTTGGCAAAAGCACTACTAGTGGACCCTTGAAGCTGTAAAGTTCATTATAACCCAAAATACCAAATGGTTGGATGCAACAAACAATATACTGACACATTTTCACTTCTTAGAAACTTACAAGTAGTAGTTAAGTGTGTTATGGATGCATGAATGAGCTCAGCCAAATTCATGGCTGTGACACGTTGACCTGTTGCTGGTGAAAACAGGAAATTCTTGGGTGTGGTTCTTGtatgtgtcaaaaaaaaaaaaaaaccccaatccTCTGTCGATCATGAAAAAACAGTCAATTTCAAGGAAATCCAAACATTAGTTTTTGAGATACCTTGAGTTGGACAAAAGAGTTGGTAGAGATTAAATTATGACTGGATTGTGATGACAAAAGGTGAGGGAGTCACCAAAAGTAGGAATCATCCTCTAGATGTCTGCACCAAATGTTATGAGAATCTGGCCAGTTGTATCTCGTTCTTGACCAAAGCAACAGATCAACATCACAATCTTCAGGCTCCATCATTAAATGAGGAAGAACTGAAACAAGCTTTAACTGCTGGTTAATGATCTGATCGATTGGCTGGTGGAGTAGACAAATCTACAGGTTCAAGCAACCATCTACCCACACACCTCTGTTCTTAGTTGAACCACAATACTATAACTAGAGTTCAGCACTAGAGTTCAACtcaaaaacatgatgattaaTGGTAAGATCATGCTGGCCAGTGAATCCCCTTTCCCATGAGCATAATGATCTAATCGTCTCTGTGGGGCTATCTATTAATGCTTTGGGCTTGAGGTGAATTCAGTGTTACTAAGCTGATGGGACGTGTTTTTCCCCTTCAAAATGAACGTCAGGAGTTTCCTGGCCATGGCTAATATCAACATTGAGTAGGCAGTAGTGATAGGAGCTGTTGCGCTGTGAACATGAGCTAAGTTTTAGTgaacag
This is a stretch of genomic DNA from Thunnus albacares chromosome 6, fThuAlb1.1, whole genome shotgun sequence. It encodes these proteins:
- the vmp1 gene encoding vacuole membrane protein 1 isoform X1, translated to MAANGASCEQPQKRAGAKEKQNGKSSDALIRERRQKDKEERLSLVLWRRPVTTLHYFLQETLIKLKELTFKLWQRRGTVFLVLVLSSLFSIAYYTEGAHQEYVRYLEKKFLWCAYWVGLGILSSVGLGTGLHTFLLYLGPHIASVTLAAYECGTTDFPEPPYPDQIVCPEVEGLEGSISLFSIMSKVRLEACMWGAGTAIGELPPYFMARAARQSGADPDDEDYEEFEEMLEQAESAQDFVTRAKLGVQRMVQKVGFFGILACASIPNPLFDLAGITCGHFLVPFWTFFGATLIGKAIIKMHIQKLFVIITFSKHIVEQMVLLIGSVPKVGPSLQKPFSQYLEAQRNKLHHAGSSAPADENWLSWVFEKVVLVMVCYFVISIVNSMAQSYVKRLQQQRHSEEKTK
- the vmp1 gene encoding vacuole membrane protein 1 isoform X2 codes for the protein MAANGASCEQPQKRAGAKEKQNDALIRERRQKDKEERLSLVLWRRPVTTLHYFLQETLIKLKELTFKLWQRRGTVFLVLVLSSLFSIAYYTEGAHQEYVRYLEKKFLWCAYWVGLGILSSVGLGTGLHTFLLYLGPHIASVTLAAYECGTTDFPEPPYPDQIVCPEVEGLEGSISLFSIMSKVRLEACMWGAGTAIGELPPYFMARAARQSGADPDDEDYEEFEEMLEQAESAQDFVTRAKLGVQRMVQKVGFFGILACASIPNPLFDLAGITCGHFLVPFWTFFGATLIGKAIIKMHIQKLFVIITFSKHIVEQMVLLIGSVPKVGPSLQKPFSQYLEAQRNKLHHAGSSAPADENWLSWVFEKVVLVMVCYFVISIVNSMAQSYVKRLQQQRHSEEKTK